Proteins from a single region of Primulina tabacum isolate GXHZ01 chromosome 5, ASM2559414v2, whole genome shotgun sequence:
- the LOC142545647 gene encoding alpha/beta hydrolase domain-containing protein WAV2-like isoform X1, whose translation MVSYVNAFLYGVGGIVVAGMALLVAFQEKLVYVPVLPGLTKSYPITPARLRLIYEDVWLTSSDGVRLHSWFIKLLPDCRGPTILFFQENAGNIAHRLEMVRIMLQRLQCNVFMLSYRGYGASDGFPSQHGITMDAQAALDHLSQRTDIDTSRIVVFGRSLGGAVGAVLTKNNPDKVAALILENTFTSILDMAGVLLPFLKWFIGKSSSKVPGVLNFLIRSPWSTIDVINEIRQPILFLSGLQDEMVPPLHMQLLYAKAAARNQQCLFVEFPTGKHMDTWLSGGDHYWRTIQEFLEKSVPDKKIDGSSESVTKSYL comes from the exons ATGGTGTCGTACGTGAACGCTTTTCTGTACGGGGTGGGCGGAATAGTTGTGGCGGGAATGGCATTACTGGTGGCATTTCAGGAAAAGCTCGTGTACGTGCCGGTGTTGCCTGGTCTCACTAAATCTTACCCCATCACCCCCGCACGCCTGCGCCTAATTTATGAGGACGTTTGGCTAACCTCTTCCGATGGCGTTCGCCTCCATTCCTGGTTTATCAAGCTCTTACCCGATTGCAGAG GTCCAACGATTCTCTTCTTCCAAGAAAATGCTGGAA ACATTGCTCATCGTCTTGAAATGGTTCGAATTATGTTGCAAAGACTCCAATGCAACGTCTTCATGCTTTCCTATAGAGG TTATGGTGCTAGTGACGGATTTCCTTCACAACATGGTATTACAATGGATGCCCAG GCTGCACTGGATCATCTGAGTCAGAGGACAGATATCGACACGTCTAGAATTGTAGTTTTTGGGAGGTCACTTGGGGGAGCTGTTGGAGCAGTGCTTACCAAAAACAACCCAGACAAG GTGGCTGCATTAATATTGGAAAACACTTTCACATCTATCCTGGACATGGCTGGAGTTCTACTACCCTTCCTGAAGTGGTTTATTGGAAAAAGTAGCTCAAAAGTTCCCGGggttttgaattttcttattcGTTCTCCATGGAGTACCATCGATGTTATAAACGAG ATAAGACAACCAATCCTTTTTCTCTCTGGATTACAAGACGAAATGGTACCCCCCTTGCACATGCAATTGTTATATGCTAAGGCTGCTGCACGCAACCAACAGTGTTTATTTGTGGAGTTTCCTACGGGAAAGCATATGGATACATGGTTGTCTGGTGGTGATCACTATTGGAGAACAATTCAGGAGTTCTTGGAGAAAAGTGTTCCAGACAAGAAGATTGACGGCTCCTCTGAAAGTG TAACCAAGAGCTATCTGTGA
- the LOC142545647 gene encoding alpha/beta hydrolase domain-containing protein WAV2-like isoform X2 produces MVSYVNAFLYGVGGIVVAGMALLVAFQEKLVYVPVLPGLTKSYPITPARLRLIYEDVWLTSSDGVRLHSWFIKLLPDCRGPTILFFQENAGNIAHRLEMVRIMLQRLQCNVFMLSYRGYGASDGFPSQHGITMDAQAALDHLSQRTDIDTSRIVVFGRSLGGAVGAVLTKNNPDKVAALILENTFTSILDMAGVLLPFLKWFIGKSSSKVPGVLNFLIRSPWSTIDVINEIRQPILFLSGLQDEMVPPLHMQLLYAKAAARNQQCLFVEFPTGKHMDTWLSGGDHYWRTIQEFLEKSVPDKKIDGSSESDFDAH; encoded by the exons ATGGTGTCGTACGTGAACGCTTTTCTGTACGGGGTGGGCGGAATAGTTGTGGCGGGAATGGCATTACTGGTGGCATTTCAGGAAAAGCTCGTGTACGTGCCGGTGTTGCCTGGTCTCACTAAATCTTACCCCATCACCCCCGCACGCCTGCGCCTAATTTATGAGGACGTTTGGCTAACCTCTTCCGATGGCGTTCGCCTCCATTCCTGGTTTATCAAGCTCTTACCCGATTGCAGAG GTCCAACGATTCTCTTCTTCCAAGAAAATGCTGGAA ACATTGCTCATCGTCTTGAAATGGTTCGAATTATGTTGCAAAGACTCCAATGCAACGTCTTCATGCTTTCCTATAGAGG TTATGGTGCTAGTGACGGATTTCCTTCACAACATGGTATTACAATGGATGCCCAG GCTGCACTGGATCATCTGAGTCAGAGGACAGATATCGACACGTCTAGAATTGTAGTTTTTGGGAGGTCACTTGGGGGAGCTGTTGGAGCAGTGCTTACCAAAAACAACCCAGACAAG GTGGCTGCATTAATATTGGAAAACACTTTCACATCTATCCTGGACATGGCTGGAGTTCTACTACCCTTCCTGAAGTGGTTTATTGGAAAAAGTAGCTCAAAAGTTCCCGGggttttgaattttcttattcGTTCTCCATGGAGTACCATCGATGTTATAAACGAG ATAAGACAACCAATCCTTTTTCTCTCTGGATTACAAGACGAAATGGTACCCCCCTTGCACATGCAATTGTTATATGCTAAGGCTGCTGCACGCAACCAACAGTGTTTATTTGTGGAGTTTCCTACGGGAAAGCATATGGATACATGGTTGTCTGGTGGTGATCACTATTGGAGAACAATTCAGGAGTTCTTGGAGAAAAGTGTTCCAGACAAGAAGATTGACGGCTCCTCTGAAAGTG ATTTTGATGCGCATTGA
- the LOC142547235 gene encoding uncharacterized protein LOC142547235, producing MEADGDLPQLWSPPTTLFIPVRRRHSHISPILNPEALILAIPILVLLITFLIFPPFLSCANHQILKPISFKKGWDSINIFLVLIAVLCGVFAKRNDEKSSSPDADGQKNLDAGTNVSDDNIRKSIASSKWLDFPDKSEYDKMRNSRSYPDLRQESLWGCESNEFKFFDDFEVNFHRQPEKRYHRRSQKVEKKDVAEPAPPPQPGQRRRSVHRGRNDDENKSTPPPPLLPPEPEFIPVAERTERIQREKSGTTKEIATATASLQHGTQKQRKTKVKCRDIYESAAEDSLPPSTIAPPSTPPPPPPPPPPNSIFANIFKTGSKSKRSQLSSASSHLLPPPPSPPYSIFNNIFSMGSKSQRCQIPSASSQPPPPQPSPQTSPILISSFENLTKTRRFKNSVYPAPPLPPPEIRPVNTGKPPKPPKQSTSHKENDIMMAPSLLIPVPSPPTPPPFRMPEINFVPKGDFARKGSTNSSQGSSSKLDVDVMLIESESGQSIRPSVSCPSPDVNTKADTFISRLRDGWRLEKLNSINERQNSVSTSNRL from the coding sequence ATGGAAGCCGATGGAGACTTGCCGCAGCTTTGGTCTCCACCCACTACCCTCTTCATCCCTGTCCGCCGCCGCCACAGCCACATATCTCCAATCCTTAATCCGGAGGCTCTAATATTAGCCATCCCAATACTTGTTTTACTCATCACCTTCCTCATATTCCCTCCATTTCTCTCATGCGCTAACCACCAAATTCTTAAGCccatttcttttaaaaaaggcTGGGATTCTATTAACATATTTTTGGTGTTAATTGCTGTACTTTGCGGTGTTTTTGCCAAAAGAAATGATGAAAAATCATCCTCCCCCGATGCTGATGGACAAAAGAATTTAGATGCTGGTACAAATGTTTCAGATGACAATATAAGAAAATCCATTGCAAGTTCTAAATGGTTGGATTTTCCCGATAAGTCAGAGTATGATAAGATGAGAAACAGCAGGTCTTATCCCGATCTAAGACAAGAATCGTTGTGGGGATGTGAGAGTAATGAATTTAAGTTTTTTGATGATTTTGAGGTTAATTTTCACCGGCAGCCAGAAAAACGCTACCACAGGCGGAGCCAAAAGGTAGAGAAAAAAGATGTTGCAGAGCCAGCTCCTCCGCCTCAGCCTGGACAGAGGAGACGATCTGTTCACAGGGGCAGAAATGATGATGAAAACAAATCAACACCTCCTCCTCCACTGCTGCCTCCGGAACCAGAGTTTATTCCTGTAGCTGAAAGGACTGAAAGGATTCAAAGGGAAAAGAGTGGCACCACGAAAGAAATTGCTACAGCCACAGCTTCACTCCAACATGGTACTCAGAAGCAGAGAAAGACGAAAGTGAAATGCAGAGATATTTACGAAAGCGCCGCCGAGGATTCGCTTCCACCTTCCACAATAGCCCCACCATCAACTCCGCCACCTccacctcctcctccaccgcccaaCTCAATTTTTGCTAATATCTTCAAAACTGGAAGTAAAAGTAAGCGTTCACAGCTTTCCTCAGCATCCTCTCATCTGCTTCCACCACCGCCATCCCCACCTTACTCtattttcaataatatattCAGTATGGGCAGTAAGAGTCAGCGATGCCAAATTCCATCAGCTTCCTCCCAGCCGCCTCCGCCGCAACCTTCACCTCAAACGTCTCCAATACTCATTTCTTCATTTGAGAATCTAACCAAAACCCGGAGATTCAAGAATTCTGTCTACCCTGCTCCACCTCTTCCACCACCAGAAATCCGCCCTGTCAACACAGGAAAGCCCCCAAAACCCCCAAAACAAAGCACTTCTCACAAAGAAAATGACATAATGATGGCACCATCACTGCTGATCCCCGTGCCATCACCACCAACTCCGCCACCATTCAGAATGCCAGAAATAAACTTTGTCCCAAAGGGAGATTTTGCGAGGAAGGGAAGCACAAACAGCTCCCAGGGAAGCTCCTCGAAACTTGATGTTGATGTCATGTTGATTGAATCCGAAAGTGGACAATCAATCAGGCCTTCAGTTTCTTGCCCGAGTCCAGACGTGAACACGAAGGCTGACACTTTCATTTCCAGGCTCAGGGATGGTTGGAGGCTGGAGAAGTTGAATTCCATAAATGAAAGACAGAACTCGGTCTCCACATCGAACCGGCTATAA
- the LOC142545648 gene encoding PHD finger protein ALFIN-LIKE 4-like, with the protein MDGSALNDLRTVEEVFNDLKGRRNALIKALTTDFAEFYKQCDPEKENLCLYGFPNGRWEVNLPAEEVPPELPEPALGINFARDGMQEKDWLALVAVHSDAWLLSVAFYFGARFGFDRADRKRLFNMINDLPTIFEDVNGAAQKQAKDKSSVSNHSGSKFKSNSKAGQISKAQVKDEDEGFDEEDDDEHGETLCGACGENYSSDQFWILCDLCERWFHGKCVKITPAKAEHIKQYKCPSCSNKRPHP; encoded by the exons ATGGACGGAAGTGCTCTCAATGATCTGCGCACGGTGGAAGAAGTTTTCAATGATCTAAAGGGAAGGCGTAATGCGTTGATTAAAGCTCTCACCACTG ACTTTGCAGAATTCTATAAACAGTGCGATCCCG aaaaggaAAACCTTTGCCTTTATGGATTTCCTAATGGGCGGTGGGAAGTTAATTTACCTGCTGAGGAGGTTCCACCCGAGCTTCCGGAGCCTGCTTTAGGCATTAACTTTGCCCGAGACGGGATGCAAGAAAAAGATTGGTTGGCCCTTGTGGCTGTACACAGTGACGCATGGCTACTTTCTGTTGCCTTCTATTTTGGTGCTAGATTTGGATTTGATAGAGCTGACAG GAAACGCCTGTTCAATATGATAAATGATCTCCCAACAATATTTGAAGATGTGAATGGAGCTGCACAGAAGCAAGCAAAGGACAAATCATCCGTTTCAAATCACAGTGGCAGTAAATTTAAGTCAAACTCCAAAGCG GGCCAGATCTCCAAAGCCCAAGTTAAGGATGAGGATGAGGGATTTGATGAAGAAGACGATGATGAGCATGGTGAAACCTTGTGTGGAGCATGTGGCGAAAACTATTCCTCAGACCAATTTTGGATCTTATGTGATCTATGTGAGAGATGGTTCCATGGAAAGTGTGTTAAGATCACTCCTGCGAAGGCTGAGCACATCAAGCAGTACAAATGCCCGTCGTGCAGCAACAAGAGACCACACCCTTAG